AGATCTCGAAGGGGGTACATCATGAACGGCGCCATCGATATTTTCCGTTTCCACCGCCAGATAATGGAACGGTACGAGTCATTCGCCTCCAGCTTTCTCGATATCGACGATCCGCAGATCGAAGCAGCCTTGACGAATACCGGAAGGCTTCAGGCGATGTGCCCAGAACCGCTCATTCAATTCAACCCCTCCTACGAACCGGGGACGACCGTCGAGCAGCTTGTGGCCAAGGGAATCCTCCACCAAGGCATGGCGTCGATCTTCACAAACCTCTCTTTGCATAGACATCAGGAACAGGCCCTGCGTCTGGGAAGCGCGGGAGAAAGCTTCATCGTCACTTCGGGGACGGGATCGGGCAAATCCCTCACCTTCCTCGGGACGGTCTTCGATAATGTGCTCAAGAACCCCCGCAGGGGCATTGTGGGCCTCGTTGTGTATCCCATGAACGCCCTCATCAACTCGCAGTCCGGCGAGATACGGAAGTACGCCGAGATATACGAAAAAAACACGGGAGAGACCTTCCCCGTGACGTACGGTCAGTTCACCGGGCAGGAGGACGAGGAAAAACGCGAACGCATGCGCACGGATCCTCCCCACATCCTGCTGACAAACTACATGATGCTCGAGCTGATACTCACCCGTCACGGCGACGAGCGCATCAAGAACGCGATCTTCTCCAATCTCAGGTATCTGGTCTTCGACGAGCTTCACACTTTCAGGGGAAGGCAGGGCGCCGATGTCGCGCTTCTGATCCGGAGAATCAAGGCCGAATGCGCCGGCCCGATCGTCTGCATCGGCACTTCGGCGACCATGGCGGGCGGAGCGCACGCGACGGATCGGAAGTGGAAGGTGGCCCAAGTCGCCTCGACCTTTTTCGGAACGCGCTTTTCTCCGGAACAGGTGATAGAGGAATCTCTCCGGGCGATATCGTTCGACGACGCAGCTCCCCATCGCGAGGATCTGCTCAAGGAAATAAAAGATCCGAGGAGAAACCCCGAAGAGGGGGACGCTGCCCTTTCCGCCTCGCCGCTCTTCCGCTGGCTCGAGCGGAGTGTGGCGCTCAGGCCCGATGGCGGGAGTTTCCAGCGTGGGGAGCCCCGACCGCTCTCCGATATCGTCACCTCCCTGAGCGCCGATACCGGCGCCGCTCCGGAAGTGTGCGAGAACGCGATCAAGGCGCTCTTCGAGAGCATCGCGACCGTCAATCTGAGGATCGCGACGGCAAACGAAACATCTGCGCTCCGCAAGTCGTTCATCCTGCCCTTCAAGCTCCACCAGTTCATCGCCCAGTCCGCCCCCGTCTCCGTCTCCCTACACCGGGGAGAGGAGCGGATCGTCGTTTTTGACGGCTCGCCGACGAAAAGGGTCGGCGGCGTCCATGTTCCTTTGTTCCCGGTGGTGTTCAACCGTACCTCGGGCAAGCCCTTCCTCTGCGTAAAAAAGAATGACTCCTCTGGCAGGCTTGAACCACGGGATTTCAACGAAGAGTCGCTTCCCGAAGGCGAACGGGGAAACGCGGAGTACGGCTACCTTCTCCCCGACGAGAAGGCCTGGAATCCGGACGAGGACCTGTTCAACGTTCCTTCAGACTACGTGAAGACCGTCGGAGGGTATCCCGTCGTCAGGAAGGAGTATCGGCACAAGTTCCCGTCGCCCCTCTCCTACGACGTCTCCGGAAATTTCACCGAAGGAGGAGACGGGGAAGGAAGGTTCACGGGCTGGTTCGTCCCTGTAGGCTTTATCTACGATCCGACAAGCGGCGATTTCTATCACCACAAAACAAGCGAATACACGAAGCTGTCACGATTCGGCCTCGAAGGCAGGGCGACGACCACCACGGTGCTCTCTCTCGCGATCCTTGGGGCGATGTCGCGACTCGGCTTCAAAGACAAGGACTCGAAGATCCTGAGCTTTGCGGATAATCGCCAGGACTGCTCCCTCCAGTCCGGTCATTTCAACGACTTCGTCGCGACGGTGCGTCTGCGCTCCGCGCTCGTGCTCGCCCTTCGGGAGAAAAAGGAAATTCCCTTCTCCGACATCGAAGACGAGGTGTTCGAGCGTCTTGCCCTCGATATGGGAGAGTATGCCCGTACATCCGAGAGCGGAGAGATTTTCTGCAGCAGAAGGAAAGAGATTCAGGACATCTTCAAGACCCTCCTCAAGTACATGCTGCTCAACGACCTGAGAAACGCATGGCGCGTCAACCTTCCGGGGCTGGAGGCATGCGGACTCATGCGGATCTCCTACAAGGGGTGGGAGGAGCGCGTCGCCGACGAACGATGGAATTCCGTCCGGGCGATCTGCGACGAAGCCGGGCAGAACTTCGAGGAGATCGTCTACAGCATTCTCGACTTCTTCCGGAAATCCGGCGCGGTGCATCACAACGCCTATTTCGAGAACAACGCCGTACGGAAGAACATCGAAAAGTTCAAGAGCACGCTGAACGACGACTGGGTGCCGGAAAACAACGATATCCGCGACCCCTCCTGGCTGACGCTCGACAGGAAACGGCTGGATCTTCGGAAAGGAAGCGGCTACGCGCAGTCGGTGGGAGCGAGAAGCCGCCTTGGCATCCATATCCGCCGGGCTCTGGGGAAGGAAAAAATGAATGCGGAAACGTACCGCGGCTTCATCGTTGAGGTGCTCGGCATCATGGAGGACGCGGGCTGGATCACGAGCATGCAGGTGGACGAAGAGGGACGCGCCTATAGGCTCAACGCCGACCAGATCGTCTGGACAATCGGCGATGGAACCGTTCCTTTCGACCCCGTCTACCGGCCAAACAGCCGCCGGAAGGAACGGAAGCCGAACGTTTTTTTCACCGAACTTTACGAAAAAGCCTCTTTCAGCGGACGGATCAAGTCGCGGGAGCACACGGGGCAGACGGACAAAGAGAGCAGAAAACAGCGGGAGGAAGACTTCCGCGAGGGAAAACTGGCGGCGCTCTTCTGCTCGCCCACCATGGAGCTCGGCATCGACATCGCGGACCTCAACGTCGTTCACATGAGGAACGTGCCGCCGAACACCGCGAACTACGCCCAGCGTTCGGGACGGGCAGGGCGGAGCGGACAGCCAGCCCTGGTTTTTACAAGCTGCAGCAGGCAGTCGGCCCATGATACCCATTTCTTCAACAGACGCGATCAGATGGTCGCGGGAACGGTCGCGGCTCCCCGTCTCGATCTCTCCAACGAGGAACTGCTTCGGAGCCATTTCCACGCCCTCTATCTCTCCACGCTCGGGTTGACGGGGCTCGACAGCCGCCTCGACGATCTGCTCGACTGCATGCACCCGGAATTGCCCCTCAAACCGGAAGTCCGGGGAGACCTCTCCGATGCCGAGCGGCGCGGCGTTCGCGTATTGGAAAAGTGGTGCAGCGTCGTCGCAGACCTGTCGATCGGGGGGAATGAAACGACCCGCCCCGAAACCGCGGAGCGGTGGCTCGCTGGAATCCGGGACGCCTTCGACGCTTCGTTGAATCGCTGGCGGAACCTCTATCGCCAGTATCTGGATCAGGTTCGGGCCGCCAGACGGGTCATGGACAATCCCGCCTTCAAGACGACGAGCCCGGAATACAAGGAGGCACAGCGGAACGATATGCTCGCCCGTCGTCTGCGCGCTCTCCTGTTGAACGACGTTTCTTCCGGTTCCGTCTCGGAGTTCTACAGCTACCGCTATCTCGCAAGCGAGGGGTTTCTGCCCGGATACAACTTCACCAGGCTTCCGATCCGCCTCTTCCTCGACGTCGGAAAAGGAACCGATGCGATCAGCCGGGACAGGGTGCTCGCCATCAGGGAGATGGGACCGGAAAATCTCGTCTATCACAACGGCTCGAAGTACAAGGTCACCCGCGCACAGATACGCGAAACCGCCGACGAAAGCCAGGAGGCGACCGTCTGTCTGGATTCCGGCTACATCCTCTTCGACCGGGAACAGGCATTGAACACCGACCCGTGGAGCGGTGCCGAGCTCGACGGACGCACCCTCAAGATCGCGGGACTTCTCCCGCTGCCGGATGCCCTTGCGGAACGGACACAGCACATAACCTGCGACGAGGAGGAACGTCAGCGAATCGGCTATCAGATCGACACATACTTCCGGTTCAAAGGGGATTATTCCCGTCTCTCCGAGATCCGCCTCATGGCCGGGGAGGACGTCCTTCTCCGGCTCCGATACGTTCCCTCCGCCGAGCTGATCTACGTGAACTCGAAATGGAGGATCACCAGGGAGGACGGATTCGTGCTCAACCGCATCTCCGGGCACTGGAAGAGCCACGGTTTCCGGGAGAGAGTGCTGAACGGGCAGGAGAAGATCAGCAAGGTGAAAGCGGAGGATCTGAAGGTCATCAAGCTCTACACAAGCGATACCGCCGACGCCCTCTACATAGAGCCGCTCAAGATCCTCAAC
The DNA window shown above is from Aminithiophilus ramosus and carries:
- a CDS encoding DEAD/DEAH box helicase, encoding MNGAIDIFRFHRQIMERYESFASSFLDIDDPQIEAALTNTGRLQAMCPEPLIQFNPSYEPGTTVEQLVAKGILHQGMASIFTNLSLHRHQEQALRLGSAGESFIVTSGTGSGKSLTFLGTVFDNVLKNPRRGIVGLVVYPMNALINSQSGEIRKYAEIYEKNTGETFPVTYGQFTGQEDEEKRERMRTDPPHILLTNYMMLELILTRHGDERIKNAIFSNLRYLVFDELHTFRGRQGADVALLIRRIKAECAGPIVCIGTSATMAGGAHATDRKWKVAQVASTFFGTRFSPEQVIEESLRAISFDDAAPHREDLLKEIKDPRRNPEEGDAALSASPLFRWLERSVALRPDGGSFQRGEPRPLSDIVTSLSADTGAAPEVCENAIKALFESIATVNLRIATANETSALRKSFILPFKLHQFIAQSAPVSVSLHRGEERIVVFDGSPTKRVGGVHVPLFPVVFNRTSGKPFLCVKKNDSSGRLEPRDFNEESLPEGERGNAEYGYLLPDEKAWNPDEDLFNVPSDYVKTVGGYPVVRKEYRHKFPSPLSYDVSGNFTEGGDGEGRFTGWFVPVGFIYDPTSGDFYHHKTSEYTKLSRFGLEGRATTTTVLSLAILGAMSRLGFKDKDSKILSFADNRQDCSLQSGHFNDFVATVRLRSALVLALREKKEIPFSDIEDEVFERLALDMGEYARTSESGEIFCSRRKEIQDIFKTLLKYMLLNDLRNAWRVNLPGLEACGLMRISYKGWEERVADERWNSVRAICDEAGQNFEEIVYSILDFFRKSGAVHHNAYFENNAVRKNIEKFKSTLNDDWVPENNDIRDPSWLTLDRKRLDLRKGSGYAQSVGARSRLGIHIRRALGKEKMNAETYRGFIVEVLGIMEDAGWITSMQVDEEGRAYRLNADQIVWTIGDGTVPFDPVYRPNSRRKERKPNVFFTELYEKASFSGRIKSREHTGQTDKESRKQREEDFREGKLAALFCSPTMELGIDIADLNVVHMRNVPPNTANYAQRSGRAGRSGQPALVFTSCSRQSAHDTHFFNRRDQMVAGTVAAPRLDLSNEELLRSHFHALYLSTLGLTGLDSRLDDLLDCMHPELPLKPEVRGDLSDAERRGVRVLEKWCSVVADLSIGGNETTRPETAERWLAGIRDAFDASLNRWRNLYRQYLDQVRAARRVMDNPAFKTTSPEYKEAQRNDMLARRLRALLLNDVSSGSVSEFYSYRYLASEGFLPGYNFTRLPIRLFLDVGKGTDAISRDRVLAIREMGPENLVYHNGSKYKVTRAQIRETADESQEATVCLDSGYILFDREQALNTDPWSGAELDGRTLKIAGLLPLPDALAERTQHITCDEEERQRIGYQIDTYFRFKGDYSRLSEIRLMAGEDVLLRLRYVPSAELIYVNSKWRITREDGFVLNRISGHWKSHGFRERVLNGQEKISKVKAEDLKVIKLYTSDTADALYIEPLKILNLDYAGRVTLQYALKTAVERVFQVESAELGITPIGNPETPNLLMFEASEGSLGVMAAFVRESSAWRRVVDEAWKICRFDEEDYKEKASYDDLLSYYNQPDHAVIDRHLVKNALERLRDAREEVGSSEGGTYEEQYRRLLETYDVTSSTERRFLDYLHERGLRLPDDAQRRIEGLYCQPDFYYERKSGGNALPLHVFCDGTPHDAEGVRDRDASQREAIIDKGQDYIVYCYRDSLDDIVASRPDVFRKVR